Below is a window of Mesotoga infera DNA.
GACTGGGGAGAGACCCAATGATAAAGGGAACTCCGATTATTGCCGTCAGAATGTTACCCATAAGCACCGACTCCATTGGAGAACCATCCTTCTGAAGTCTCATGAAGATGTTGAACATTGCAAAACTAACTCCGCTTGCCGCAGCCAAAACGTTGCCAATCGCTCCTCTGCTGTCGAGGCTTTCAAAAAAGAAAAGCGCCATACCCCCAAATACTGTCGCAACAGTAATCCAGTCAAGAAGCCTGGCCTTCTCCTTCAGAATCCAGGCGCCTAGAAGCGCAACATATATGGGAGCAGTCGACTGCAGCAGAATTGCGTTTGCGGCTGTCGTCATTTTATTCGCCGAAACAAACAGGATCACTGTGATTGTGTAGGCCAGGGCCGAGGCTATCTGCGAAAAAGACCACGTGAACCTTGGCTTTCCGATAGCTGCAAATATTACTAAAGAAGCAATAATGCTCCTCACTCCGGAAATCGCAAGTGGATTTGAGTCCACATTTTTGATCAACAGGCCCCCTGTACTCCATAGAAGACCCGTAATGACCAGGAAGAATACCGACTTGGCTCTGCTAGACTTCTTGTTGCCCCGGATCATGAATTCACCTCAAGTAATGAGCGTAAAGTCCCATGGAAGAAGAATACAACAGACACTCTTGCTTGACAAGCTGCCAATCATTGAGACTTAGACAATGCCGATGCGTTGCCGCGTACGGGGTCGGGGGTTGCAGTGTGCCAAGAAGGCGAAGAAGGAAACTTCTAGCCATGCTTAATTGAAGATGAGGGAGGGCCCCTCGAAGCCGTTATGCAGGTGGAGGCTTCAAACCACCGTAAGCTGCTGTGGTAAAGAGCCATGGTAGTGAACGTTACGGGAAAAGGCGGGA
It encodes the following:
- a CDS encoding DMT family transporter — translated: MIRGNKKSSRAKSVFFLVITGLLWSTGGLLIKNVDSNPLAISGVRSIIASLVIFAAIGKPRFTWSFSQIASALAYTITVILFVSANKMTTAANAILLQSTAPIYVALLGAWILKEKARLLDWITVATVFGGMALFFFESLDSRGAIGNVLAAASGVSFAMFNIFMRLQKDGSPMESVLMGNILTAIIGVPFIIGSLPSLSGWVSLLILGVAQLGLSYVLYSEAIKHSTALEAILILMIEPILSPLWVFLFMGEIPGKLPLIGGAIVIGAITIRFIFRTMAGKPIFMKYSVPKRFFKRDRS